A section of the Roseovarius sp. W115 genome encodes:
- the merF gene encoding mercury resistance system transport protein MerF, whose translation MRNKLLSFGLAGSVFAALCCFTPLLSIILTTFGLTSLLDILYNDAVLLPMLAGFLILTGYAIWRQKKQR comes from the coding sequence ATGCGGAACAAACTACTATCTTTCGGATTGGCCGGAAGCGTGTTCGCGGCGTTGTGCTGCTTCACACCGCTCCTTTCAATTATCCTGACAACTTTTGGTCTGACCAGTTTGCTCGACATTCTCTACAACGATGCGGTTTTGCTACCGATGCTTGCAGGCTTTCTTATCCTAACGGGGTACGCGATATGGCGACAGAAGAAGCAGCGGTAG
- a CDS encoding GDCCVxC domain-containing (seleno)protein codes for MATEEAAVVLESTLTCPSCGHVETETMPTDACQWFYECKACNTVLKPIEGDCCVYCSYATVPCPPIQEGKSCCA; via the coding sequence ATGGCGACAGAAGAAGCAGCGGTAGTTTTGGAGTCAACGCTCACCTGCCCCTCGTGCGGGCATGTCGAGACGGAGACGATGCCGACGGATGCCTGCCAGTGGTTTTATGAGTGCAAGGCTTGCAACACGGTCTTGAAGCCGATTGAAGGAGATTGTTGCGTATACTGTTCGTATGCGACGGTGCCATGCCCGCCTATCCAAGAAGGTAAGTCTTGCTGCGCATAG
- a CDS encoding DVU3141 family protein: MTLAVQQGLETYLSGEALEINDEKLGISASVRPDETYKSVSGHWCRSFTETIAVAGQDIRRKAIACRDRDSQSWIRMQTVIEGPIYNELAKTDL, encoded by the coding sequence TTGACGCTCGCCGTGCAACAAGGTCTCGAAACTTATTTGAGCGGAGAGGCGTTGGAGATCAACGACGAGAAACTTGGGATATCCGCCAGCGTACGTCCCGATGAAACATATAAGAGTGTGTCTGGGCATTGGTGCCGTAGTTTCACTGAAACGATAGCGGTTGCTGGTCAAGACATTCGCAGAAAAGCTATCGCTTGCCGTGATCGAGACTCGCAAAGCTGGATTCGCATGCAAACCGTGATCGAAGGCCCAATTTACAATGAGTTGGCAAAAACAGACCTTTGA
- a CDS encoding anti-sigma factor family protein, with the protein MTKIENDDQLHRFIDGECSPSEELEILRAEHDDDVLAKRIRKLRGQKAELRAAMELELAGELPLNLVEATKSPPPKT; encoded by the coding sequence ATGACTAAGATAGAAAACGACGATCAGCTTCATCGATTTATCGATGGTGAATGCAGCCCATCCGAAGAGTTGGAAATCTTGCGCGCTGAGCACGATGACGATGTGCTTGCAAAACGCATTCGAAAGCTTCGCGGGCAAAAAGCCGAATTGCGGGCGGCAATGGAACTGGAATTGGCAGGTGAGTTGCCGCTCAACCTTGTCGAAGCAACCAAGTCGCCGCCCCCCAAAACATGA
- a CDS encoding RNA polymerase sigma factor, producing the protein MLKKILNLGKKTSSYTLYHKSTHYWVLLMDEDFSDLLVQTLPKIRRFTRSLTGNFHDADDLAQETVTTAIRNQGKWVQGSRFDSWVYKIAQNLHISNVRRSETRKKHQHMINGTQSWIQGGAEAHSDLIAVANFMRGLPAEQQAVIHLVSVEGYSYAETAEILNISIGTVTSRLSRGRAAIQRFHDD; encoded by the coding sequence ATGCTGAAAAAAATTTTGAATCTTGGGAAGAAAACATCCTCATACACGTTGTATCATAAGAGCACTCATTATTGGGTTCTGTTGATGGACGAAGACTTCTCCGACTTGCTTGTGCAAACACTTCCGAAAATCCGGCGGTTTACCAGGTCATTGACCGGCAACTTCCATGACGCAGACGATTTGGCTCAGGAAACAGTTACGACGGCTATCCGCAATCAGGGTAAGTGGGTGCAGGGCAGTCGCTTTGACAGTTGGGTCTACAAAATCGCTCAAAACCTACACATCAGCAACGTGCGGCGGTCAGAAACAAGAAAAAAACACCAGCACATGATCAACGGCACCCAAAGTTGGATTCAAGGCGGCGCAGAGGCGCATTCAGACCTTATTGCTGTAGCCAATTTCATGCGAGGCTTACCGGCAGAGCAACAAGCCGTCATTCATTTAGTGTCTGTTGAGGGATACAGCTACGCAGAAACCGCAGAAATCCTAAACATATCCATTGGCACTGTAACAAGTCGACTTTCGCGCGGGCGCGCGGCCATACAAAGGTTTCACGATGACTAA
- a CDS encoding Fe2+-dependent dioxygenase produces the protein MLETIPELISEAVRKDLVEAIQNLDFEDGRKTAGKRAARVKKNEQLGSVDREAKADIQNKVIKSLKSNGRFQRFAMPNKVATPLISRYRPGMEYGLHVDNATMVDSTLRTDLSVTLFLNEPDQYEGGELEIFSGYGPVKIKLPAGSVVVYPSSTLHRVLPVTKGERLAAVTWVESQIRDLARREILYDFGLARSKLEKDAPNSEETDRANRAYTNLLRMWTGT, from the coding sequence GTGCTTGAGACAATACCCGAACTGATATCCGAGGCGGTTCGCAAGGACTTGGTAGAAGCCATACAAAATCTTGATTTTGAAGATGGGCGAAAAACAGCTGGAAAACGCGCGGCACGGGTGAAGAAAAACGAGCAGTTAGGGAGCGTTGATCGAGAAGCGAAGGCGGATATTCAGAATAAAGTCATAAAATCATTGAAATCAAATGGACGGTTTCAACGCTTTGCCATGCCCAACAAAGTCGCAACTCCTCTGATCAGCCGATATAGGCCAGGCATGGAGTATGGCCTTCATGTCGACAACGCAACAATGGTCGACAGTACTTTGAGGACAGACCTCTCTGTCACGTTATTTTTGAATGAGCCCGATCAATACGAGGGCGGCGAGCTCGAGATTTTTTCTGGCTATGGGCCAGTCAAGATCAAGCTGCCAGCGGGTTCAGTCGTGGTCTACCCATCATCCACGCTTCATCGGGTTCTGCCTGTGACCAAAGGTGAAAGATTGGCGGCTGTTACCTGGGTGGAAAGCCAAATCCGAGACTTGGCGCGCAGAGAAATCTTGTACGACTTTGGTTTGGCGCGCAGCAAACTCGAAAAAGACGCACCCAACTCTGAAGAGACCGACAGGGCAAACCGGGCATATACAAACTTACTGCGCATGTGGACTGGCACATAA
- a CDS encoding IS3 family transposase (programmed frameshift), with protein MGKTKNGTRYPEELRARAVRMVLDHEAEYASRSAAILSISQKVGCSRDSLRIWVKQHETDTGKRDGLTTVERERIKELERENRQLRQANEILKKASAYFCTGGARPPIPQMIAFIKEHRSVHGVEPMCRVLQIAPSTFYEHLAVEREPDRASDRAKRDAYLRKEMKDVWEKNRSVYGARKLWHAMKRERIDIARCTVERLMRQLGIQGVRRGKKVKTTYGQPADQCPLDKVNRQFRAAMPNELWVSDFTFVSTWRGFVYVGFVIDTFANRIVGWKASTTQDTQFVLDALEQAIHARRPAEKLIHHSDRGSQYVSIKYTERLVDAGLEPSVGSVGDSYDNALAETIIGLFKTEVINRLGPWKSKDQVEWETLQWVDWFNRERLLEPLGYITPIEAEEKYEQALKSNKIAA; from the exons ATGGGAAAGACGAAGAACGGAACACGTTATCCAGAGGAACTGCGCGCCCGAGCGGTGCGGATGGTTTTGGATCACGAGGCAGAATATGCGAGCAGATCGGCAGCAATCTTGTCGATTTCTCAGAAGGTTGGATGCAGCAGGGACAGCCTGCGCATCTGGGTCAAACAACATGAGACAGACACGGGTAAGCGTGATGGTCTGACGACGGTTGAGAGGGAACGCATCAAGGAACTTGAACGCGAGAACCGGCAACTGCGTCAGGCCAATGAGATCCTCAAAAAGGCATCTGCTTATT TTTGCACAGGCGGAGCTCGACCGCCCATTCCGCAAATGATTGCCTTCATCAAGGAGCACCGAAGCGTGCATGGGGTCGAGCCGATGTGCCGTGTTCTGCAGATTGCCCCGTCGACTTTCTACGAGCATCTGGCCGTTGAACGCGAACCTGACCGTGCATCGGATCGCGCCAAGCGGGATGCGTATCTGCGCAAAGAGATGAAAGACGTTTGGGAGAAGAACAGATCAGTCTACGGCGCACGTAAACTGTGGCATGCAATGAAGCGCGAGAGGATCGATATCGCCCGCTGCACGGTTGAACGCTTGATGCGCCAGCTTGGTATTCAAGGCGTTCGGCGGGGCAAGAAGGTCAAAACCACCTATGGTCAGCCTGCCGATCAATGCCCACTGGACAAGGTTAATCGCCAGTTCCGGGCTGCGATGCCAAACGAGCTTTGGGTGTCCGACTTCACGTTTGTGTCCACCTGGCGGGGCTTCGTCTACGTGGGCTTTGTCATTGATACCTTCGCCAACCGGATCGTCGGCTGGAAAGCATCGACAACACAGGACACGCAGTTTGTCTTGGATGCGCTCGAACAGGCGATCCATGCGCGCAGACCTGCTGAGAAACTGATCCATCATTCAGATCGCGGATCGCAATATGTATCGATCAAGTACACAGAGCGTTTGGTCGATGCAGGATTGGAACCATCCGTCGGCAGCGTCGGCGACAGCTATGACAATGCACTGGCTGAGACAATCATCGGCCTGTTCAAAACGGAAGTCATCAACAGGCTGGGGCCATGGAAGTCCAAAGATCAGGTCGAATGGGAAACCCTGCAATGGGTCGATTGGTTCAATAGGGAACGCTTGCTCGAACCTCTCGGCTACATCACACCAATCGAAGCGGAGGAGAAATACGAACAAGCCTTGAAATCAAACAAAATCGCAGCTTGA
- the truA gene encoding tRNA pseudouridine(38-40) synthase TruA produces MPRYALKVEYNGAPFAGWQRQADQPSVQGAIEAALAKLEPGAHTIAAAGRTDAGVHGLAQVAQCDLEKDWDPFRLSEALNHHLKPLPVAILDCAQTDEDWHARFSAVERQYLFRLLMRRAPATHDAGLVWQVAYDLDVDAMRAGAAHLIGNHDFTTFRSSICQAKSPVKTLDEIRIEWQEGLSGPEIHFHLRARSFLHNQVRSIVGTLERVGRSAWVPDDIRTALKACDRAACGPVCPPQGLYLAGVTYPNDPFAD; encoded by the coding sequence ATGCCACGTTATGCCCTGAAAGTTGAATACAATGGCGCGCCTTTTGCCGGGTGGCAAAGACAAGCCGACCAGCCATCGGTACAAGGCGCCATTGAGGCCGCTCTGGCCAAGCTGGAACCGGGCGCGCACACCATTGCCGCAGCAGGACGGACCGATGCGGGCGTGCATGGGTTGGCACAAGTGGCACAGTGCGATCTGGAAAAGGACTGGGATCCTTTTCGCCTGTCTGAAGCGCTCAATCACCACCTCAAGCCGCTTCCCGTGGCAATCCTGGACTGCGCGCAAACGGATGAAGATTGGCACGCAAGGTTTTCAGCCGTAGAGCGGCAGTATCTCTTTCGGCTTTTGATGCGCCGCGCGCCGGCGACCCATGATGCCGGGCTGGTGTGGCAAGTGGCCTATGATCTGGATGTCGACGCCATGCGTGCAGGTGCGGCACATCTCATCGGCAATCACGATTTCACCACCTTTCGGTCCAGCATCTGCCAGGCCAAAAGCCCGGTAAAAACACTGGATGAGATTAGAATCGAATGGCAGGAGGGATTGAGTGGGCCGGAAATACATTTCCACCTGCGCGCCCGGTCGTTCCTGCACAACCAGGTCCGGAGCATCGTTGGCACCTTGGAACGTGTAGGTCGAAGCGCATGGGTGCCAGACGACATAAGAACGGCTTTAAAAGCCTGTGACCGCGCGGCCTGCGGCCCGGTCTGCCCCCCGCAAGGTCTCTATCTTGCTGGCGTGACATATCCCAACGACCCATTTGCCGATTAG
- a CDS encoding GNAT family N-acetyltransferase — translation MTPQVAQIWQVPSLLRILWAHHQSDGLRDVWVMLKVTARGWVRVIEDAKGPVGFAMRDDARLHALYVHPRGQGAGVGRALLMDAQSDTSAIDLWVRQTNRSARRFYSRHGFAEKLRAGPQGAHILMVWPPERRSMP, via the coding sequence ATGACGCCTCAGGTCGCGCAAATCTGGCAGGTACCTTCGCTCTTGCGCATTCTTTGGGCGCATCACCAATCCGACGGGCTTCGAGACGTGTGGGTGATGCTCAAAGTGACAGCGCGTGGCTGGGTGCGGGTGATAGAAGACGCCAAGGGGCCAGTTGGCTTTGCCATGCGGGACGATGCCCGGCTTCATGCGCTTTATGTTCACCCGCGCGGGCAGGGGGCTGGTGTGGGGCGAGCTTTGCTGATGGATGCGCAATCCGATACGAGCGCGATTGACCTTTGGGTGCGCCAAACCAACAGGTCTGCGCGGCGGTTCTATAGCCGTCACGGCTTTGCCGAAAAGCTCCGCGCGGGGCCTCAGGGGGCACATATTCTGATGGTCTGGCCGCCGGAACGAAGGAGCATGCCATGA
- a CDS encoding YcjF family protein, whose amino-acid sequence MNKGPVLIDLEDEAQAPNPTEVPPVPDVTTDIAPEGRAMRTMATLASRRPSRLARLFWGLLLTLLGAVVSIAAWNFVTGLIAQNPVLGYAVTGLVAAFALVCFVLVLRELAAFSRLSRMDRLHRRAETALTTSDLSEARGVLRDLNRLYAGREDVRWGQDRVRALEQDQLDASGLLGLAETEILKPLDLAASREIEAAARQVATVTAIVPLAFADVIAALTANLRMIRRIAEVYGGRSGTLGSWRLARAVMTHLVATGAVAIGDDMIGSIAGGGVLSKLSRRFGEGIVNGALTARVGVAAMEVCRPIPFATVKRPSVTRLVQRALTGLFSKT is encoded by the coding sequence ATGAATAAAGGTCCGGTTTTGATTGATCTGGAGGATGAGGCGCAGGCACCCAATCCGACCGAAGTTCCGCCTGTGCCTGATGTGACAACGGATATCGCACCCGAAGGGCGTGCGATGCGAACCATGGCCACACTTGCAAGTCGACGCCCATCGCGTCTGGCGCGGCTGTTTTGGGGATTGCTTCTGACGCTTTTGGGTGCAGTGGTTTCAATTGCCGCATGGAATTTTGTCACCGGGCTTATCGCGCAGAACCCTGTGTTGGGGTATGCGGTAACAGGCCTTGTTGCGGCCTTTGCATTGGTCTGTTTTGTGCTTGTTTTACGCGAGCTTGCCGCGTTTTCGCGTTTGTCTCGTATGGATCGTCTCCACCGCCGGGCTGAAACGGCTCTGACCACATCCGACCTCAGTGAAGCGCGGGGTGTTCTACGCGATCTAAACCGGCTCTATGCGGGGCGAGAGGACGTGCGCTGGGGGCAGGATCGGGTCCGTGCGTTAGAGCAGGATCAGTTGGATGCTTCCGGATTATTGGGGCTGGCAGAAACCGAAATTCTGAAGCCGCTCGATCTGGCCGCAAGCCGTGAGATCGAAGCGGCTGCCCGGCAGGTGGCGACAGTCACGGCCATCGTGCCACTGGCCTTTGCGGATGTCATTGCCGCTCTTACCGCGAACCTTCGGATGATCCGACGCATTGCAGAAGTTTATGGTGGACGATCGGGCACATTGGGCAGCTGGCGTCTGGCACGGGCGGTGATGACGCATTTGGTGGCGACCGGGGCTGTGGCGATTGGCGATGACATGATCGGATCCATAGCCGGAGGAGGGGTGCTGTCCAAGCTGTCGCGCCGCTTTGGAGAGGGGATTGTGAACGGCGCGCTTACAGCGCGGGTTGGCGTGGCCGCGATGGAGGTGTGCCGACCCATACCGTTTGCCACGGTCAAAAGGCCTTCGGTGACGCGGTTGGTGCAAAGAGCACTCACTGGCCTCTTCAGTAAAACCTAA
- a CDS encoding group III truncated hemoglobin gives MAAFYEACRAHPGLGPVFAKHVEDWDAHESKVADFWAGTILHERGYEGNALAAHVNAGNVQPGMFSTWLALFDSVLKAELTPDQAAAWSALTHRIGQTLRAGVVERDTLPDGIPNLGKTVFSPKA, from the coding sequence GTGGCCGCCTTTTACGAGGCCTGTCGTGCCCATCCCGGGTTGGGGCCTGTTTTTGCCAAACATGTCGAGGATTGGGACGCGCATGAGTCCAAGGTGGCCGACTTCTGGGCCGGTACAATCCTGCATGAACGTGGATACGAGGGCAATGCACTCGCCGCGCATGTGAACGCAGGGAATGTTCAGCCGGGTATGTTTTCCACCTGGCTGGCGCTCTTTGACAGCGTGCTCAAAGCGGAACTGACACCTGATCAAGCCGCAGCCTGGTCTGCCCTGACGCATCGCATTGGGCAGACCCTGCGCGCCGGTGTTGTGGAACGTGACACCTTACCGGACGGCATTCCAAACCTGGGAAAAACTGTTTTTTCGCCAAAGGCTTAG
- a CDS encoding MSMEG_1061 family FMN-dependent PPOX-type flavoprotein — translation MYQPKDVLTSIDQIYADMRRPYDSQTGKFIDHVDDHIRVWIEHSTFLTMATVDKSGNMDVSPKGDPAGFVKVLDRKTLAIPDRPGNHRYDGFQNLFETGRIGLVFFVPHRTEVVRVNGSAVVVRDMEVREQCAIKGRIPDFAVIVTVEEAFYHCGKSVIRSRLWQSDAHPKPEGLPTYAEALIAHGNLDVDYDDMHAHLRNNEENRLYDE, via the coding sequence ATGTACCAGCCCAAAGACGTCCTCACCTCAATCGATCAGATCTACGCCGACATGCGCCGCCCCTACGACAGCCAGACGGGCAAATTCATCGACCATGTGGATGATCATATCCGTGTCTGGATCGAACATTCGACCTTTCTGACCATGGCCACGGTGGACAAGTCCGGCAACATGGATGTCTCGCCCAAAGGCGACCCGGCGGGCTTTGTGAAGGTGCTCGACCGCAAAACGCTCGCGATCCCTGACCGTCCCGGCAATCACCGCTATGACGGGTTTCAGAACCTCTTTGAGACCGGCCGCATCGGCCTTGTCTTCTTTGTCCCGCACCGCACCGAAGTGGTGCGCGTGAATGGCAGCGCCGTGGTGGTGCGCGACATGGAGGTGCGCGAACAATGCGCCATTAAAGGCCGTATCCCTGACTTCGCCGTCATCGTCACCGTCGAAGAAGCGTTCTATCACTGTGGCAAATCAGTGATCCGCTCCCGCCTCTGGCAATCCGACGCCCATCCCAAGCCCGAGGGCCTGCCCACCTATGCCGAAGCGCTCATCGCCCATGGCAATCTCGACGTGGACTATGACGACATGCACGCCCATTTGCGCAACAATGAAGAAAACCGGCTTTACGACGAGTAA
- a CDS encoding glutathione S-transferase family protein — MYKLYYATGSASMGVRVVLEEIGVPYELLESTIDRSLPRPKGQLAVNPNGWVPVLLWDEGAMYEAAAITVFLCDRHPEAGLAPAMDAPERALYLQTLVYFSNTVQTAYQQTYYPDRFVDDPADEPKAVQRGARRLRESWQVVEDQIGDGDWVLGARFSAADIYLYMLTTWLSAEKGHPELREFPNVARIAGAVAERESVREVYGA; from the coding sequence ATGTACAAACTGTATTACGCCACTGGCAGCGCCTCTATGGGGGTGCGGGTCGTTCTGGAAGAGATCGGCGTGCCCTACGAGCTTTTGGAAAGCACGATTGACCGGTCTCTGCCGCGTCCCAAGGGGCAGTTGGCGGTGAACCCAAATGGCTGGGTGCCGGTGCTGCTTTGGGACGAGGGTGCGATGTATGAAGCGGCGGCGATCACGGTGTTTTTGTGCGACAGGCATCCAGAGGCGGGATTGGCCCCGGCAATGGATGCGCCTGAGCGGGCGCTTTATTTGCAAACCCTCGTCTATTTTTCCAACACAGTGCAGACCGCCTATCAGCAGACATATTACCCGGACCGGTTTGTGGATGATCCCGCCGATGAGCCAAAGGCCGTGCAGCGCGGCGCGCGGCGTTTGCGCGAAAGCTGGCAGGTGGTTGAGGATCAGATTGGTGATGGTGATTGGGTTCTTGGCGCGCGGTTCAGCGCGGCGGATATCTATCTCTATATGCTGACCACGTGGCTGAGTGCGGAGAAAGGGCATCCTGAATTGCGTGAGTTTCCCAATGTGGCGCGGATCGCAGGTGCTGTGGCCGAGCGGGAGAGTGTTAGGGAGGTTTATGGGGCGTAG
- the ileS gene encoding isoleucine--tRNA ligase, with product MCADTTDTTLDYKETLNLPQTEFPMRAGLPKREPEWLERWNKMRIYTRLRDKAEGREPFTLHDGPPYANGHLHIGHALNKILKDMVVRSQQMMGRDARYIPGWDCHGLPIEWKIEEQYRAKGQNKDQVDVVDFRQECRKFAEGWIDIQREEFKRLGVTGRWSKPYVTMEYRSERIIAEEFQKFLMNGTLYQGSKPVMWSPIEQTALAEAEVEYHDKESFTVWVKFRVQGKETRSSAGSRLAVRKVADDLQGGFVVIWTTTPWTIPSNKAVVYGSEISYGLYEVTETPEECWADVGDKFILADKLAGDVMARARLEEGQWARVREVTAEELSGLSLAHPLAGATGSNGEWDDPRDFRAADFVTDEEGTGFVHCAPSHGMEEYELYRDLGMLEQVITYNVMDDGSFRADLPFFGGTYILSRKGKEGDANTAVINKLVEVGGLLARGKIKHSYPHSWRSKAPIIYRNTPQWFAAVDKVVGDGQDEYGTTIRERALKSIDELVQWTPQTGRNRLYSMIEVRPDWVLSRQRAWGVPLTCFTKKGALPTDDDYLLRDDAVNARVLEAFEKEGADAWYKPGAKERFLGNDYNPDDWDKVDDILDVWFDSGSTHAFVLRDREDGSEDGLADLYLEGTDQHRGWFHSSMLQACGTIGRAPYRGVLTHGFTLDEKGNKMSKSLGNTIVPEEVVKQYGADILRLWVAQTDYTNDQRIGPEILKGTADSYRRLRNTMRFMLGALSHFGESDRVEPSEMPELERWVLHRLAELDHRVRTGYSAYDFQGVFQALFNFCTVELSAFYFDIRKDVLYCDGDTAERRAARTVMDILFHRLTTWLAPVLVFTMEEVWLERFPGEESSVHLEDIPETPKDWLDEPLAAKWAEIRRARRVVTAALEVQRTDKVIGASLEAAPTVHVRDEALLEVLKSVAFEDICITSAVSLTGDPSPAEAFRLPEVDGVTVVFQKAEGEKCQRCWKILPDVGSHAHPGTCGRCNSALG from the coding sequence ATGTGCGCCGACACGACTGATACGACACTGGACTACAAAGAGACACTGAACCTGCCGCAGACCGAGTTTCCGATGCGCGCAGGCCTGCCCAAGCGCGAGCCGGAGTGGCTTGAGCGGTGGAATAAGATGCGTATCTACACGCGCCTGCGCGACAAGGCGGAGGGGCGTGAGCCGTTCACGCTGCATGATGGGCCGCCCTATGCCAACGGGCATCTGCATATCGGGCATGCGCTCAATAAGATCCTGAAGGATATGGTGGTGCGGTCCCAGCAGATGATGGGGCGCGATGCGCGCTATATCCCCGGCTGGGATTGCCACGGGCTTCCGATCGAGTGGAAGATCGAAGAGCAATACCGCGCCAAAGGGCAGAACAAGGATCAGGTTGATGTGGTCGATTTCCGACAGGAATGTCGGAAATTTGCCGAAGGCTGGATCGATATTCAGCGCGAAGAGTTCAAGCGGCTGGGTGTGACGGGCCGTTGGTCGAAACCTTATGTGACGATGGAGTACCGATCCGAGCGGATCATCGCGGAGGAATTCCAGAAATTCCTGATGAACGGTACGCTTTACCAGGGGTCAAAGCCCGTGATGTGGTCACCGATTGAGCAGACGGCCTTGGCCGAGGCGGAGGTGGAGTATCACGACAAGGAGAGCTTTACGGTTTGGGTGAAGTTTAGGGTTCAGGGCAAGGAAACTAGGTCTAGTGCTGGGTCGCGCCTCGCTGTTCGAAAGGTCGCTGATGATCTTCAGGGTGGATTTGTGGTCATCTGGACGACGACCCCCTGGACGATCCCCTCTAACAAGGCCGTTGTTTATGGATCCGAGATTTCCTATGGCCTGTATGAGGTGACTGAAACGCCCGAGGAATGTTGGGCCGATGTGGGCGACAAGTTCATCCTTGCAGATAAACTGGCGGGTGATGTCATGGCGCGTGCTCGTCTGGAAGAGGGGCAGTGGGCCCGTGTTCGGGAGGTGACGGCTGAAGAGTTGTCGGGCCTGTCGCTGGCACACCCCCTCGCCGGGGCCACAGGTTCCAATGGCGAATGGGACGATCCTCGCGACTTCCGCGCGGCTGACTTTGTGACCGATGAGGAGGGCACCGGGTTTGTTCATTGCGCCCCATCCCACGGGATGGAGGAGTATGAGCTTTACCGTGATCTGGGCATGCTGGAGCAGGTGATCACCTATAACGTCATGGATGACGGATCGTTCCGGGCTGATCTGCCGTTCTTTGGAGGGACCTATATCCTCAGCCGCAAGGGCAAAGAGGGGGATGCCAATACCGCCGTCATCAACAAGCTGGTTGAGGTGGGTGGTCTGCTGGCACGCGGCAAGATCAAGCATTCCTATCCGCATTCCTGGCGCTCGAAAGCGCCGATCATCTATCGCAACACGCCGCAGTGGTTTGCCGCCGTGGATAAGGTTGTTGGCGATGGGCAGGATGAGTACGGCACGACGATCCGGGAGCGGGCGCTGAAATCGATTGACGAGCTGGTGCAGTGGACGCCACAGACGGGGCGCAACCGGCTTTATTCGATGATAGAGGTGCGGCCAGATTGGGTGCTTTCGCGCCAAAGGGCCTGGGGTGTGCCGCTGACCTGCTTCACCAAGAAGGGCGCATTGCCGACGGATGACGACTATCTACTCCGCGATGACGCGGTGAATGCGCGTGTTTTGGAGGCGTTCGAGAAAGAGGGCGCGGATGCCTGGTACAAACCCGGCGCGAAAGAGCGCTTTCTGGGCAATGACTATAACCCGGATGACTGGGACAAGGTCGATGACATTCTCGATGTCTGGTTTGACTCTGGATCCACCCATGCCTTTGTGCTGCGCGACCGGGAGGATGGGTCAGAGGATGGGCTGGCGGATTTGTATCTGGAAGGCACCGACCAGCATCGTGGGTGGTTTCACTCCTCGATGCTACAGGCCTGTGGAACCATCGGGCGTGCGCCGTATCGTGGGGTTCTGACGCACGGGTTCACGCTGGACGAGAAGGGCAACAAGATGTCCAAATCCCTGGGCAATACGATTGTGCCCGAGGAGGTTGTGAAGCAGTACGGCGCGGATATCCTACGGCTTTGGGTGGCGCAGACGGATTACACCAATGATCAGCGGATCGGGCCGGAAATCCTGAAAGGGACCGCCGACAGCTATCGGCGTTTGCGCAACACGATGCGGTTTATGCTCGGGGCGCTGAGCCATTTCGGCGAGAGTGATCGCGTTGAGCCGTCGGAGATGCCGGAATTGGAGCGTTGGGTGTTGCACCGTCTCGCGGAGCTCGATCACCGGGTGCGAACGGGCTATTCGGCTTATGATTTCCAAGGGGTGTTTCAGGCACTGTTCAACTTCTGCACCGTAGAACTCAGCGCGTTTTACTTCGATATCCGCAAGGATGTGCTCTATTGCGATGGCGACACGGCAGAGCGGCGCGCGGCGCGCACGGTGATGGACATCCTGTTCCACCGGCTGACCACCTGGCTTGCGCCGGTGCTGGTCTTTACCATGGAAGAGGTCTGGCTGGAGCGGTTCCCAGGCGAGGAGAGTTCCGTGCATCTGGAGGACATTCCCGAAACGCCGAAAGACTGGCTCGATGAGCCGCTGGCGGCGAAATGGGCCGAGATCCGGCGCGCGCGGCGCGTGGTGACGGCGGCTTTGGAGGTGCAGCGGACCGACAAGGTGATTGGTGCCTCGCTGGAGGCCGCGCCTACGGTGCATGTGCGCGATGAGGCGCTGCTGGAGGTGCTGAAATCTGTGGCGTTCGAGGATATCTGCATCACGTCGGCGGTCTCGCTGACCGGTGATCCCAGCCCGGCTGAGGCGTTCCGCCTGCCGGAAGTGGATGGTGTCACGGTGGTGTTCCAAAAGGCCGAGGGCGAGAAATGTCAGCGGTGTTGGAAGATACTGCCGGATGTGGGCAGCCACGCGCATCCGGGGACCTGCGGGCGGTGCAATAGCGCGTTGGGATGA